One window of the Halarcobacter mediterraneus genome contains the following:
- a CDS encoding RNA recognition motif domain-containing protein, with protein MNIYVGNLSYKMIDSDLEKLFAEFGEVKSAKVIVDRDTGRSKGFGFVEMQTSESGSEAIEALNGKDCEGRALRVNEAKPREERPRRQF; from the coding sequence ATGAATATTTATGTAGGAAACCTGTCTTATAAAATGATTGACAGTGACTTAGAAAAGTTATTCGCAGAATTTGGCGAAGTAAAAAGTGCGAAAGTAATCGTAGATAGAGATACAGGAAGATCAAAAGGTTTTGGATTTGTTGAAATGCAAACATCAGAATCTGGTTCTGAAGCAATCGAAGCTTTAAATGGTAAAGATTGTGAAGGTAGAGCTTTAAGAGTAAATGAAGCAAAACCAAGAGAAGAAAGACCTAGAAGACAATTCTAG
- the gltX gene encoding glutamate--tRNA ligase: MAITRFAPSPTGYLHIGGLRTALYSYLWARKTKGTFRLRIEDTDTQRNNEAAMDAILEAFDWVGLSYDGTVEYQSKRLDIYKKYIQQLLDEGKAYYCYMSKEELDALREKQMANKETPRYDGTWRPEVDKTLPEIPQGVEPVVRIKSPNEGIITFIDGVRSVMNFDCAEVDDFVIARSNGMPTYNFVVTIDDALMNMTDVIRGDDHLTNTAKQIVIYEALGFDVPKFYHVPMINNPQGKKLSKRDGALDVMDYKRKGYLPEALLNFLVRLGWSNGDQEIFSMEEMLELFNPENINKSASSYNEEKLLWLNAHYIKNVSNDRLAKELEFFDCHLNGHDKKEMLLDLCKERAQTLIELKEAIEKILKVPTEYEVKGTKKFVKENTIKILESYVQILEENKDKLHLACDYELITKPFIEEFELKFPQLFQPIRIALTGGTQAPSVYDIMAILGIEEVKSRLNSAINVNFNKEL; this comes from the coding sequence ATGGCAATTACTAGATTTGCTCCAAGTCCAACAGGATACTTACATATAGGTGGCCTAAGAACAGCTTTATATAGTTATTTATGGGCAAGAAAAACAAAAGGAACTTTTAGACTTAGAATTGAGGATACTGATACTCAAAGAAATAATGAAGCAGCAATGGATGCTATTTTAGAAGCATTCGATTGGGTTGGATTATCTTATGATGGTACAGTTGAATATCAGTCAAAAAGATTAGATATATATAAAAAATATATTCAACAATTACTTGATGAAGGTAAAGCGTATTATTGTTATATGTCAAAAGAAGAACTTGATGCTTTAAGAGAAAAGCAAATGGCAAATAAAGAAACTCCAAGATATGATGGAACATGGAGACCAGAAGTAGACAAAACTCTTCCTGAAATACCTCAAGGTGTTGAACCAGTTGTAAGAATAAAATCTCCAAATGAAGGTATAATAACTTTTATTGATGGAGTTAGATCAGTTATGAATTTTGATTGTGCAGAAGTAGATGACTTTGTAATTGCAAGATCTAATGGAATGCCAACATATAATTTTGTTGTAACTATTGATGATGCACTTATGAATATGACTGATGTAATTAGAGGTGATGACCATTTAACTAATACAGCAAAACAAATTGTAATTTATGAAGCTTTAGGATTTGATGTTCCTAAATTTTATCATGTTCCTATGATTAATAATCCTCAAGGTAAAAAATTATCTAAAAGAGATGGTGCACTTGATGTTATGGATTATAAAAGAAAAGGTTATCTTCCTGAGGCATTATTAAACTTTCTTGTTAGATTAGGTTGGTCAAATGGAGATCAAGAAATTTTTTCAATGGAAGAAATGTTAGAATTATTTAATCCTGAAAATATAAATAAATCTGCTTCGTCATATAATGAAGAGAAATTATTATGGTTAAATGCTCATTATATTAAAAATGTTTCAAATGATAGATTAGCCAAAGAATTAGAATTCTTTGATTGCCATTTAAATGGACATGACAAAAAAGAAATGTTATTAGATCTTTGTAAAGAAAGAGCACAAACATTAATTGAATTAAAAGAAGCCATAGAAAAGATTTTGAAAGTTCCTACTGAATATGAAGTAAAAGGAACAAAAAAATTTGTAAAAGAAAATACTATTAAAATTTTAGAATCTTATGTACAAATTTTAGAAGAAAATAAAGATAAACTTCATTTAGCTTGTGATTATGAATTAATTACAAAACCTTTCATTGAAGAGTTTGAATTAAAATTTCCTCAACTTTTCCAACCAATTAGAATTGCTTTAACAGGAGGAACACAAGCTCCATCAGTGTATGATATTATGGCAATTTTAGGAATTGAAGAGGTTAAAAGTAGACTAAATTCTGCAATTAATGTAAATTTTAATAAAGAATTGTAA